In one window of Spirochaetaceae bacterium DNA:
- a CDS encoding chlorite dismutase family protein — MKTNAHAPDEGRQSGRHGQAAARPARSRDAHDEPRQTPRTLSHFALLRFTAAWWQLADQDRRRQREALAAALADLGDARHLYQVFPAQDSADLLLWTALREAAPAAVHAFFRDYAARLACFRGVLTCREPLWGFTRPSTYTRVRSAQEMDPFTADRQPFLVLYPFVKTTGWYALSRDTRQGMMNGHIRVGKEYPDITQLLLYSTGVQDQEFVVVYETADLTRFSDLVTRLRSTEARAYTERDTPLTTAFYHPSGAALDLF, encoded by the coding sequence ATGAAGACCAACGCACACGCACCTGACGAAGGCCGGCAATCCGGCCGGCATGGGCAGGCCGCCGCCCGCCCGGCGCGTTCCCGCGACGCGCACGACGAGCCGCGCCAAACACCGCGCACCCTGTCGCACTTCGCCCTGCTGCGCTTTACCGCGGCCTGGTGGCAACTCGCGGACCAGGACCGGCGCCGGCAGCGGGAGGCGCTCGCGGCGGCGCTTGCGGACCTGGGCGATGCGCGCCACCTGTACCAGGTGTTCCCGGCCCAGGACAGTGCCGACCTGCTGCTGTGGACCGCGCTGCGGGAGGCGGCGCCGGCGGCCGTGCACGCGTTCTTTCGCGACTACGCCGCCCGGCTGGCATGCTTTCGCGGCGTGCTGACCTGCCGCGAACCGCTGTGGGGCTTCACCCGCCCCTCCACCTACACCAGGGTGCGGTCGGCGCAGGAGATGGATCCGTTCACTGCCGACCGGCAGCCGTTCCTGGTGCTCTATCCGTTCGTCAAGACCACCGGCTGGTATGCCTTGAGCCGCGATACGCGCCAGGGCATGATGAACGGCCACATCCGCGTCGGCAAGGAGTACCCCGACATCACCCAGCTCCTGCTGTACTCGACCGGCGTCCAGGACCAGGAGTTCGTGGTGGTGTACGAGACTGCCGACCTGACCCGCTTCTCCGACTTGGTAACGCGGTTGCGCAGCACGGAGGCACGCGCCTATACCGAACGAGACACACCGTTGACTACCGCCTTCTACCATCCGTCCGGCGCCGCACTGGATCTGTTCTGA
- a CDS encoding ABC-2 family transporter protein — protein sequence MAADRRRNAAAPPTGAARRYRTLRLLARYFRVNLAANTAYPVPFAIQVVAMAANNAMFLAFWAILFEAIDAPIAGYTFTDVMFLWAVAAAGFGLGAVVCGNSGHLSRIIYRGDLDVYLAQPKPVLPNLLASRMSVSSWGDLLYGLGLFAVSQPLTGASIGLFLLFVLLAAGVLVAVRVLYHSLTFLLGNAEDLAGVGSEQIITFSLYPGTIFDGPLVAVILHTLIPAALVAHLPADLFRAVVRGTGMDWGLLAIIVAGDAALIAAAWALFALGLRRYESGNRIGARI from the coding sequence ATGGCGGCTGACCGACGCCGCAACGCTGCCGCGCCCCCGACCGGCGCGGCGCGCCGGTACCGCACGCTGCGCCTGCTCGCCCGGTACTTCCGCGTCAACCTGGCCGCCAATACCGCCTACCCGGTGCCGTTCGCGATCCAGGTGGTCGCCATGGCCGCCAACAACGCCATGTTCCTGGCGTTCTGGGCGATCCTGTTCGAGGCGATCGACGCGCCGATTGCCGGCTACACGTTCACTGACGTGATGTTCCTGTGGGCGGTGGCGGCCGCCGGCTTCGGCCTTGGGGCCGTGGTATGCGGCAATTCCGGCCACCTGTCACGCATCATCTACCGAGGCGACCTCGACGTGTACCTGGCCCAGCCCAAGCCGGTGCTGCCCAACCTGCTGGCCTCGCGCATGTCGGTGTCGAGCTGGGGAGACCTGCTGTACGGGCTCGGGCTGTTCGCCGTCAGCCAGCCGCTCACGGGAGCAAGCATCGGCCTGTTCCTGTTGTTCGTGCTGCTGGCCGCCGGCGTGCTGGTCGCGGTGCGGGTGCTGTACCACAGCCTGACCTTCCTGCTCGGCAACGCCGAGGACCTGGCCGGCGTCGGCTCGGAGCAGATCATCACCTTCTCCCTGTATCCCGGCACCATCTTCGACGGGCCGCTGGTGGCGGTGATTCTGCACACCCTGATCCCGGCGGCGCTGGTCGCCCACCTGCCGGCGGACCTGTTCCGCGCCGTCGTCCGCGGTACCGGGATGGACTGGGGCCTGCTCGCGATCATCGTCGCCGGCGACGCCGCCCTGATCGCCGCCGCCTGGGCACTGTTCGCCCTGGGCCTGCGCCGCTACGAATCCGGCAACCGCATCGGCGCCCGCATCTGA
- the hemG gene encoding protoporphyrinogen oxidase, translated as MSESRDPRTRQRRVVIVGGGVTGLSAAYYLQRALPERPDIEVVVLEADSRPGGKLHTLHHAGFAVETGPDSFLTSKPAALALCHDLGLDGELIPQQQPRGAYVLRRRRLIPIPPGMRLIHPTRRWQMLRSPLLSPAGRLRALAHPLTRRRRETGDESIGAYVRRRYGAEMLRVLGEPLLAGIHLADPWQLSLEATFPALHAAPGRRRAAAGPVQSAPGPKHLHGSPFASLAGGMERLTDALMGELGGSVSTDTTVHELIPSEGGYRLVLKGHPSLSGHYELPADAVLVTTPAAAAARLVNGVNPSLARLLESARATSSAVVTLGFHEPDQSLPPGSGFLVPRGEDSRLLACTWSSNKFASRAPKGGILVRGFVGGWRDPKVLELDDDELLDLVRGEMAILLGGVFGGDKPATIRHVARWPEGTPLYQVGHRQWLAKIAAAGKTTPGLWLAGAPYDGAGIPDCIHQARNAAGEIARYLG; from the coding sequence ATGAGCGAATCACGCGATCCTCGGACCCGCCAGCGGCGCGTGGTCATTGTCGGAGGGGGAGTTACCGGACTGTCGGCCGCCTACTACCTGCAGCGTGCCCTGCCGGAGCGCCCGGACATCGAGGTCGTGGTTCTGGAGGCAGACTCCCGGCCGGGCGGCAAGCTGCATACCCTCCACCACGCCGGGTTCGCCGTCGAGACCGGCCCCGACTCGTTCCTGACCAGCAAACCGGCCGCCCTGGCGCTGTGCCACGACCTGGGGCTGGACGGCGAGTTGATCCCCCAACAGCAACCGCGCGGTGCGTACGTGTTGCGCCGCCGGCGGCTCATTCCGATCCCGCCGGGAATGCGCCTGATCCATCCCACCCGGCGCTGGCAGATGCTGCGCTCCCCACTGCTATCGCCGGCCGGACGCCTGCGGGCGCTTGCCCACCCGCTGACCCGCCGCAGGCGCGAGACCGGGGACGAGAGCATCGGCGCCTACGTGCGGCGCCGCTACGGCGCCGAGATGCTGCGCGTGCTCGGAGAACCGCTGCTCGCCGGGATCCACCTGGCCGATCCGTGGCAGCTCAGCCTGGAGGCTACCTTCCCGGCGCTGCACGCCGCACCGGGGCGGCGCCGCGCCGCCGCCGGCCCGGTGCAATCGGCACCGGGGCCGAAGCACCTGCACGGCAGTCCGTTCGCCAGCCTCGCGGGCGGCATGGAGCGTTTGACCGACGCGCTCATGGGCGAACTCGGCGGCTCGGTCAGCACCGACACCACGGTGCACGAGCTGATTCCGTCCGAAGGCGGCTATCGCCTGGTCCTGAAAGGACATCCATCCCTCAGTGGCCACTACGAGCTACCCGCCGACGCGGTACTCGTGACGACGCCGGCGGCGGCCGCGGCGCGCCTCGTGAACGGCGTCAACCCGTCCCTGGCCCGGCTGCTCGAATCGGCGCGCGCCACCTCGTCGGCGGTCGTGACGCTCGGCTTCCACGAGCCGGATCAGTCGCTGCCCCCGGGGTCAGGATTCCTGGTCCCGCGCGGCGAGGACAGCCGGCTGCTCGCTTGTACGTGGAGCTCCAACAAGTTCGCCTCGCGCGCGCCCAAGGGCGGCATTCTGGTGCGCGGCTTCGTGGGCGGCTGGCGCGACCCCAAGGTCCTGGAGTTGGACGACGACGAGTTGCTCGATCTGGTACGGGGCGAGATGGCGATACTGCTCGGCGGCGTGTTCGGCGGCGACAAGCCGGCCACCATCCGCCACGTGGCACGCTGGCCCGAGGGCACGCCGCTGTACCAGGTGGGGCACCGTCAGTGGCTGGCCAAGATCGCGGCAGCCGGCAAGACCACCCCCGGGCTGTGGCTGGCCGGTGCTCCCTACGACGGCGCCGGCATTCCCGACTGCATTCACCAGGCACGCAACGCTGCCGGAGAAATTGCCCGCTACCTCGGCTGA
- the hemH gene encoding ferrochelatase, producing MSRLGVLVMAYGGPDSLADVEPYLLDIRGGRPTPPALVEEVRERYRKIGGRSPLRAITERQAEALGATLRERGVAADVEVGMRHWQPRIAAAVQRLTERGVTRAVGLTMAPHYARRSVGAYQEQVRTAAGAVARAPRFNFVSHFCDHPRFTSAVAREVRAALRTIPEPPDAAPARTCFRVLFSAHSLPEAWVGGGDPYPDQLRASAAAVAEAAGLAPAQWRQCYQSAGARPGAWLGPALDEEVRLAAGEGIGHVVVAPFGFVADHVEVLFDIDIELRELGDSLGVSVSRTRSLGTDPELMAALADRVLESAADGATRAD from the coding sequence GTGAGCCGGCTCGGCGTGCTGGTGATGGCATACGGCGGCCCCGACTCGCTGGCCGACGTGGAGCCCTACCTGCTGGACATCCGCGGCGGGCGGCCAACGCCGCCGGCGCTGGTGGAGGAAGTTCGCGAGCGGTATCGAAAGATCGGCGGCCGGTCGCCGCTGCGGGCGATCACCGAACGGCAGGCGGAGGCGCTGGGCGCCACCCTGCGCGAACGCGGGGTCGCCGCGGACGTCGAGGTCGGCATGCGCCACTGGCAGCCGCGCATCGCCGCGGCGGTGCAACGCCTCACCGAGCGCGGCGTGACGCGCGCGGTCGGACTCACCATGGCGCCGCACTACGCGCGGCGCAGCGTCGGCGCCTACCAGGAGCAGGTGCGCACCGCCGCCGGCGCCGTGGCGCGCGCCCCCCGGTTCAACTTCGTGTCCCACTTCTGCGACCACCCGCGCTTCACCTCCGCGGTGGCGCGCGAGGTTCGCGCCGCGCTGCGCACCATTCCCGAGCCGCCGGATGCGGCGCCGGCGCGCACCTGCTTCCGGGTGCTGTTTTCGGCACACAGCCTGCCGGAAGCCTGGGTCGGCGGCGGCGACCCGTATCCTGACCAACTGCGCGCCTCGGCGGCTGCGGTGGCCGAGGCCGCCGGCCTGGCGCCGGCTCAGTGGCGCCAGTGCTACCAGTCGGCGGGCGCGCGGCCGGGGGCGTGGCTCGGGCCGGCGCTCGACGAGGAGGTGCGGCTGGCCGCCGGCGAGGGAATCGGTCACGTGGTGGTGGCGCCGTTCGGCTTCGTGGCCGACCACGTGGAGGTGCTGTTCGACATCGACATTGAGCTGCGCGAACTCGGCGACTCGCTCGGCGTGTCGGTAAGCCGAACGCGGTCGCTCGGCACCGACCCGGAACTGATGGCGGCGCTCGCCGACCGGGTGCTGGAATCCGCCGCCGACGGAGCAACACGTGCGGACTAG
- a CDS encoding trypsin-like peptidase domain-containing protein, protein MTQRAGITVARRGSVLVLLGLLLSAVSAVASGIFAEAEADDLVPVQPAPAAAPAQTPAASPAHRSSGLDLLRELQASYRAVAASVMPVVVQINTTRTVSRRQFSFSPNQTQPRPFEQPGGTGSGIIVSTEGGRYFVLTNNHVIENRDHILVTLDNGEEYEAELVGTDPRQDIAVVSFDGPRGLPTARLGDSSRLVVGDLVLAVGSPFGLQSTVTSGIISALGRETSGTAGINIAEYIQTDAAINPGNSGGALVNLDGEVIGVNTWIASRSGGNVGVGFALPINAAKRAIRDFLESGQVRYGYLGVFVSSASSETRASLGVDDIDGALAWSIILDSPAALGDLRPGDWITHVSGRPVGDSGELVRAVGALEPGQESTFDLVRAGVPMQVTVVVALRDDAEAWAVRDWPGIFPVPLTDRVRARFEIADNQRGMLIASVNESSATSAAGLRVGDIITHVNGAAVRDAADFYRTVGAGESGEYRFRIVRDGVRSTIDVNL, encoded by the coding sequence ATGACGCAACGGGCAGGTATCACCGTGGCTCGGCGAGGCAGCGTGCTTGTTCTCCTGGGCCTTCTGTTGAGCGCGGTATCCGCCGTTGCATCCGGCATCTTCGCCGAGGCGGAAGCCGACGACCTGGTTCCGGTGCAGCCCGCTCCGGCGGCCGCACCGGCGCAGACGCCGGCGGCGTCGCCGGCACACCGCTCTTCGGGGCTCGATCTGCTGCGCGAACTGCAGGCGTCGTACCGGGCGGTCGCGGCCTCGGTGATGCCGGTGGTGGTGCAGATCAACACCACCAGGACGGTAAGCCGGCGCCAGTTCAGTTTCTCGCCCAATCAGACGCAGCCGCGGCCGTTCGAACAGCCGGGCGGCACCGGATCCGGGATCATCGTGAGCACGGAGGGTGGGCGCTACTTCGTGTTGACCAACAACCACGTGATCGAGAATCGCGACCACATTCTGGTCACGCTCGACAACGGCGAGGAGTACGAAGCCGAGCTGGTAGGCACCGACCCGCGCCAGGACATCGCGGTCGTCTCGTTCGACGGTCCGCGCGGCCTGCCGACCGCGCGCCTGGGCGACTCCAGCCGGCTCGTGGTGGGCGACCTGGTGCTCGCCGTCGGCAGTCCGTTCGGCCTGCAGTCGACCGTGACGTCAGGCATCATCAGCGCGCTCGGGCGCGAGACCAGCGGCACCGCGGGAATCAACATTGCCGAGTACATCCAAACCGACGCGGCCATCAACCCGGGCAACTCCGGCGGCGCGCTGGTCAACCTCGACGGCGAAGTGATCGGCGTCAACACGTGGATCGCTTCGCGCAGCGGCGGCAACGTGGGAGTCGGGTTCGCGTTGCCGATCAACGCGGCCAAACGAGCCATCCGCGACTTCCTGGAGAGCGGACAGGTGCGGTACGGATATCTCGGCGTGTTCGTGAGTTCGGCAAGCTCCGAGACCCGTGCATCGCTCGGCGTGGACGACATCGACGGCGCACTGGCGTGGAGCATCATCCTCGACTCGCCGGCCGCGCTCGGCGATCTGCGCCCGGGCGACTGGATCACGCACGTGAGCGGCCGGCCGGTGGGCGACAGCGGGGAGTTGGTGCGCGCCGTGGGCGCGCTGGAGCCGGGTCAGGAGAGTACGTTCGACCTGGTGCGCGCGGGCGTACCCATGCAGGTGACCGTCGTGGTCGCCCTGCGTGACGATGCCGAGGCCTGGGCGGTGCGCGACTGGCCGGGCATCTTTCCGGTACCGCTTACCGATCGCGTACGAGCGAGGTTCGAGATTGCCGACAACCAGCGCGGCATGTTGATCGCAAGCGTCAACGAGTCGAGCGCGACATCGGCGGCCGGGCTGCGCGTGGGAGACATCATCACGCACGTCAACGGCGCCGCCGTTCGTGACGCCGCCGACTTCTACCGCACCGTCGGAGCAGGGGAGAGCGGCGAGTACCGGTTCCGCATCGTGCGCGACGGAGTGCGCAGCACCATCGACGTCAACCTGTAG
- a CDS encoding ABC-2 family transporter protein — protein MTAAVSHLAPWLRRYGRALTYAGRDQLAYPAALLTRGVLLVIFVFVFNTLWRAIAGSDGELRGLTVVQLTWYLVFTEMVELARPSIMAEIQEQVQDGSIAYGLVRPYSYPLFALARALGQALTKTVPIGLAGAAVALALVGPLPGLAAALPGGLPLFAGALLLNCLWMLIIGLSAFWFESVLPFQWIHQKLVFIVGGMFFPLDLLPPWLAGVAARLPFAFQAYWPARMLVDPAPELFAEALLGTAVYAVLLGALAAGLFRLGMRRVQANGG, from the coding sequence GTGACCGCGGCGGTCTCTCACCTCGCGCCCTGGCTGCGCCGCTACGGCCGCGCCCTCACCTATGCCGGCCGCGACCAGCTCGCCTATCCGGCCGCGCTCCTGACGCGCGGCGTGCTGCTGGTGATCTTCGTGTTCGTGTTCAACACGCTGTGGCGGGCGATCGCCGGCAGCGACGGCGAACTGCGCGGCCTCACCGTGGTGCAACTCACGTGGTACCTGGTGTTCACGGAGATGGTCGAGCTGGCGCGGCCCTCGATCATGGCGGAGATCCAGGAGCAGGTGCAGGACGGCAGCATCGCCTACGGCCTGGTGCGGCCCTACTCCTACCCCCTGTTCGCCCTTGCCCGCGCCCTCGGGCAGGCGCTCACCAAGACGGTGCCGATCGGCCTGGCGGGCGCCGCGGTCGCACTGGCGCTGGTGGGGCCGCTGCCGGGACTGGCGGCGGCGCTGCCCGGCGGCCTGCCGCTGTTCGCCGGCGCGCTGTTGCTCAACTGCCTCTGGATGCTGATCATCGGCCTGAGCGCGTTCTGGTTCGAGTCGGTGCTGCCGTTTCAGTGGATCCATCAGAAACTGGTGTTCATCGTCGGCGGCATGTTCTTTCCGCTCGACTTGCTGCCGCCGTGGCTGGCCGGGGTGGCGGCGCGTCTGCCGTTCGCGTTCCAGGCCTACTGGCCGGCGCGCATGCTGGTGGACCCCGCCCCCGAACTGTTCGCCGAGGCGCTGCTCGGCACCGCCGTTTACGCCGTGCTGCTCGGCGCGCTGGCGGCGGGCCTGTTCCGACTCGGCATGCGCAGGGTGCAGGCCAATGGCGGCTGA
- a CDS encoding helix-turn-helix domain-containing protein — protein sequence MRFASAMMSASQQPSGAGDERLLTIGQAAELLGVHPLTMRNWSEKGTIRCLRTPGGHRRYRLRDLQRVLAAPQDDPATAAAIVELARSAVRAALADAPPSPAGSPASGSSVLHGLRAELSGNQRRSMTHLGRELLGLLIRYALAQSEAAADSAAPGVATRGHAPHEDALRRAGQLGASYGRAARRLGLAPADVVATFNFFQETVVQALVECKALDYTRLSRLFGVALLAAVATAAPPAGDRQSTRVAHP from the coding sequence ATGCGATTCGCAAGCGCGATGATGAGCGCGTCGCAGCAACCTTCCGGCGCTGGCGACGAACGCCTGCTCACCATCGGCCAGGCCGCGGAACTGCTTGGGGTGCATCCGCTGACCATGCGCAACTGGAGCGAGAAGGGCACCATCCGCTGCCTGCGCACGCCCGGCGGCCATCGCCGTTACCGGTTGCGCGATCTGCAGCGCGTGCTCGCCGCACCGCAGGACGACCCGGCCACCGCGGCCGCGATCGTGGAACTGGCGCGGAGTGCGGTGCGCGCCGCGCTCGCCGACGCTCCCCCGTCCCCGGCCGGCTCGCCGGCGTCCGGAAGTTCCGTGTTGCACGGGCTGCGCGCGGAGTTGAGCGGCAACCAGCGCCGGTCGATGACCCACCTCGGGCGCGAACTGCTGGGGCTGCTGATTCGCTACGCGCTGGCGCAGTCCGAGGCCGCCGCCGACAGCGCGGCACCTGGGGTCGCAACGCGCGGGCACGCCCCGCACGAGGACGCGCTGCGGCGCGCCGGCCAGTTGGGCGCCAGCTACGGGCGCGCCGCGAGGCGCCTGGGTCTGGCGCCCGCGGATGTCGTGGCGACCTTCAATTTCTTCCAGGAGACCGTCGTGCAGGCACTCGTCGAGTGCAAGGCGCTCGACTACACGCGCCTGAGCCGTTTGTTCGGCGTAGCCCTGCTGGCTGCGGTCGCGACTGCCGCACCGCCCGCCGGCGACCGGCAATCGACTCGCGTTGCCCATCCTTAA
- the hemA gene encoding glutamyl-tRNA reductase has protein sequence MIRAWLLNYRPLDQHLASEAAAAAAPLPVQLAAALARGNGVQAEWAVLATCHRCEVYTHGASGSLVGGVLDDVFPAAARSTVAEVAAEEAVRHLMRVAAGLDSMLLGETDVQHQVVAAWQDAAAGGSTGAVLDALFRAAIHAGKRVRTDTGIGRHATSLAPAAVDLVAGRLASVGEARALVFGAGTMAQRACERLRDLGFGSLTVTSRTLERAERLAHRCGGRAVPWGPAAALRSADVAIAATAAPTPFIDDAMLSAVMTDRRRALHLVDLALPQNVDRGATPLPGFTYYDFADLEAATRASHAARTAEVPLAEAVIEQELARFRSWWQQREIAPALRLLGELAAATRDAELERVWRRLPGLTDRERRIVESLAHNVTRGLLRRPMTRLRDAAGTALAGQYRGTLESLFADRPPRDPP, from the coding sequence ATGATCCGTGCCTGGCTCCTCAATTATCGGCCCCTGGACCAGCACCTTGCAAGCGAGGCTGCAGCCGCCGCCGCACCGCTGCCGGTGCAGCTTGCCGCTGCGCTCGCACGCGGAAACGGTGTGCAGGCGGAGTGGGCGGTACTCGCTACCTGCCATCGCTGCGAAGTGTACACCCACGGGGCGAGCGGCTCGCTGGTTGGCGGCGTTCTGGACGACGTGTTTCCCGCCGCGGCGCGCAGTACCGTGGCCGAGGTGGCGGCGGAGGAGGCGGTGCGCCACCTGATGCGCGTGGCCGCCGGTCTGGACTCCATGCTGCTCGGCGAAACCGACGTCCAGCACCAGGTCGTGGCGGCCTGGCAGGACGCCGCTGCCGGCGGCTCGACCGGCGCGGTGCTCGACGCCCTGTTCCGCGCGGCGATCCACGCCGGCAAGCGCGTGCGCACCGACACCGGGATCGGCCGCCACGCCACCTCGCTGGCGCCCGCGGCGGTGGACCTGGTGGCGGGTCGGCTGGCATCGGTCGGCGAGGCGCGGGCGCTGGTGTTCGGCGCCGGCACCATGGCGCAGCGCGCCTGCGAGCGGCTGCGAGACCTCGGGTTCGGCAGCCTTACCGTCACCAGCCGGACGCTGGAACGCGCCGAACGGCTGGCGCACCGCTGCGGAGGCCGTGCGGTACCGTGGGGCCCGGCCGCCGCTCTGCGTTCGGCCGATGTCGCCATCGCGGCAACGGCGGCGCCCACGCCTTTCATCGACGACGCGATGCTGAGTGCGGTCATGACGGACCGCCGCCGAGCACTGCACCTGGTCGACCTGGCGTTGCCGCAGAACGTCGACCGCGGCGCAACGCCGCTGCCCGGGTTCACCTACTACGACTTCGCCGACCTGGAGGCTGCCACGCGGGCAAGCCATGCGGCGCGGACGGCCGAGGTCCCGCTTGCCGAGGCGGTGATCGAGCAGGAGCTGGCGCGCTTTCGCTCCTGGTGGCAGCAGCGTGAGATCGCCCCTGCCCTGCGCCTGCTCGGCGAACTGGCCGCCGCCACCCGCGACGCGGAACTGGAGCGGGTCTGGCGCCGCCTGCCGGGGCTCACTGACCGCGAGCGGCGCATCGTGGAATCGCTCGCCCACAACGTGACACGCGGGCTGCTGCGCCGGCCGATGACGCGGCTGCGGGACGCCGCCGGAACTGCACTCGCGGGCCAATATCGCGGTACACTGGAGTCGCTGTTCGCGGACCGGCCGCCTCGGGACCCCCCATGA
- a CDS encoding ATP-binding cassette domain-containing protein has protein sequence MIIEARNLRKRFRVRAARTRTAGAMGALRGMAAAPRWRTVAAVDDIDLDVARGEAIAFIGPNGAGKSTTIKLLTGILQRDTGSVSVLGLDPQRQRRRLAYRIGTVFGQKSQLWFHLPPIDTFRLLADIYDLERNQARERIASLTEVFGIGRHLATPVRKLSLGERIRCEIAASLIHDPELLLLDEPTIGLDVVIRQRIRDLIARVNRERGVTVFLTSHDTGDVEQVCRRAVVINEGRIVWDGAVDELKRSVLTAKIVDLKLAGPLVLDLPEVTVRHADRYTAKLEVDTARTRVEAVVRAILERNTVLDITISDPPLEQVITALYESRHAGGAP, from the coding sequence ATGATCATCGAAGCACGCAATCTGCGCAAACGATTCCGTGTGCGGGCGGCACGCACCCGCACCGCCGGCGCGATGGGCGCACTGCGCGGCATGGCAGCGGCGCCCCGCTGGCGGACGGTGGCCGCGGTCGACGACATCGACCTCGACGTGGCGCGCGGCGAGGCGATCGCCTTCATCGGACCCAACGGGGCCGGCAAGTCGACCACCATCAAGCTGTTGACCGGCATCCTGCAGCGCGACACGGGCTCCGTCTCGGTGCTCGGGCTCGACCCTCAGCGCCAGCGCCGCCGGCTTGCCTACCGCATCGGCACGGTGTTCGGCCAGAAGTCGCAGCTCTGGTTCCACCTCCCGCCGATCGACACGTTCCGCCTGCTGGCCGACATCTACGACCTCGAACGCAATCAGGCGCGGGAACGCATCGCCTCCCTGACCGAGGTGTTCGGCATCGGCCGCCACCTGGCCACGCCGGTGCGCAAGCTGTCGCTGGGCGAGCGCATCCGCTGCGAGATAGCGGCGTCGCTGATCCACGATCCGGAGTTGCTGCTCCTGGACGAGCCCACCATCGGACTGGACGTGGTAATTCGGCAGCGCATCCGCGACCTGATCGCCCGCGTCAACCGCGAGCGCGGCGTGACCGTTTTCCTGACCTCGCACGACACCGGCGACGTGGAACAAGTGTGCCGGCGCGCCGTCGTGATCAACGAGGGGCGCATCGTGTGGGACGGCGCGGTCGACGAACTGAAACGTTCCGTGCTGACCGCCAAGATCGTGGACCTCAAGCTGGCCGGACCGCTCGTGCTCGACCTGCCGGAGGTCACGGTACGGCACGCGGACCGTTATACCGCCAAGCTGGAAGTCGACACCGCCCGAACCCGAGTCGAGGCGGTGGTGCGCGCCATCCTGGAACGCAACACGGTGCTGGACATCACCATCTCCGACCCACCCCTCGAACAAGTGATCACCGCCCTCTACGAGAGCCGGCACGCCGGAGGCGCTCCGTGA
- the hemE gene encoding uroporphyrinogen decarboxylase, producing MNTAEAPPLVAACRRQPVERVPIWLMRQAGRYLPEYRELRSRYGMLDILGSAELAARVTLQPLRRFDFDGAIIFADILPPLTGLGLDLSFGNGTSPRIHNPVRGADDVAALREADPRRDLAATMRAMRMVRAELPPEVALIGFSGAPFTLASYAIEGGTSRQFTLTKRMMFEQPAAWRALMERLTRLVIDYLAAQAEAGAQVLQVFDSWAGVLGAADYRAHVLPFVRRVCADLQPAGVPLIYFSTGTGTLLDLLAELPCDVLSVDWRVDLAAVRRLLPARMALQGNLEPALLFAPEQVLEPRARAVLAAGASAPGYIFNLGHGILPQTPPEAVARLVDLVHGHTAAAGSAPPGAAS from the coding sequence GTGAATACGGCCGAGGCACCGCCGCTGGTGGCTGCCTGCCGGCGCCAGCCGGTCGAGCGGGTGCCGATCTGGCTGATGCGCCAGGCAGGACGCTACCTGCCGGAGTACCGCGAGCTGCGCAGCCGGTACGGGATGCTCGACATTCTCGGCAGCGCCGAGCTGGCCGCCCGGGTCACCCTGCAGCCGCTGCGCAGGTTCGACTTCGACGGCGCCATCATCTTCGCCGACATTCTGCCGCCGCTGACCGGCCTCGGACTGGATCTGTCGTTCGGCAACGGCACCAGCCCGCGCATTCACAACCCGGTTCGCGGCGCTGATGACGTTGCGGCGCTGCGCGAGGCCGACCCGCGCCGCGATCTTGCCGCCACCATGCGCGCGATGCGGATGGTGCGTGCCGAGTTGCCGCCGGAGGTAGCGCTGATCGGATTTTCCGGCGCGCCGTTCACGCTGGCTAGCTACGCCATCGAGGGCGGCACCTCGCGGCAATTCACGCTTACCAAGCGGATGATGTTCGAGCAGCCGGCGGCATGGCGCGCTTTGATGGAGCGCCTGACCCGGCTGGTGATCGACTACCTGGCCGCCCAGGCCGAGGCGGGCGCGCAGGTGCTGCAGGTCTTCGACAGTTGGGCGGGCGTGCTCGGCGCCGCCGACTACCGCGCCCACGTGCTGCCGTTCGTGCGCCGGGTGTGCGCCGACCTGCAGCCGGCCGGGGTTCCGCTGATCTACTTCAGCACCGGCACCGGGACGCTGCTGGACCTGCTCGCCGAGCTGCCGTGCGACGTACTGAGCGTGGACTGGCGGGTCGATCTTGCCGCGGTCCGCCGCCTGCTGCCGGCGCGCATGGCGCTGCAGGGCAACCTGGAACCGGCACTGCTGTTCGCCCCGGAACAGGTGCTGGAGCCACGCGCGCGTGCGGTGTTGGCCGCCGGAGCAAGCGCCCCCGGCTACATCTTCAACCTCGGCCACGGCATTCTTCCGCAGACGCCGCCGGAAGCGGTGGCGCGGCTGGTCGACCTGGTCCATGGCCACACCGCCGCTGCCGGCAGCGCGCCGCCGGGGGCCGCGTCGTGA